From a single Clostridium isatidis genomic region:
- the uvrB gene encoding excinuclease ABC subunit UvrB — protein sequence MPEFKIVSNFKPTGDQPKAIESLVESIKRGDKGQTLLGVTGSGKTYTMANIIERVQKPTLILAHNKTLAAQLCSEFKEFFPNNIVEYFVSYYDYYQPEAYVPQTDTFIEKDASINDEIDKLRHSATSALLERRDVIIVASISCIYGLGNPEEYKKLTISLRPGMIKDRNEVIKKLIEIQYERNDIEFARGTFRVRGDSLDIIPSYSSSKGIRVEFFGDEIERIREFDVVTGNIIGERNHVAISPASHFATSKEVLERAIRQIEDELEDRLRELNSQGKLLEAQRLRQRTNYDIEMIREMGYCSGIENYSRILDGRAPGTPPQTLLDYFPDDYLMFIDESHVTLPQARAMYAGDRSRKTTLVDYGFRLPCAFDNRPLKFEEFEKKINQVIYVSATPGEYELDHSTNVAEQVIRPTGLLDPVIEIRPVEGQIDDLYGEIRKTIDKGYRTLITTLTKKMAEDLTKYLSDLGIKTTYMHSDIKTIERMEIIRDLRLGKFDVLVGINLLREGLDIPEVALVAILDADKEGFLRSETSLIQTIGRAARNAESKVIMYADVITRSMDKAIKETKRRREKQIKYNEEHNIIPKTIVKDIRDVIEATKTAEEPSIYEVIKEGNVEISSKDKKKLIKKYTEEMMEAAKNLQFERAAELRDLINDLKGK from the coding sequence ATGCCGGAGTTTAAGATAGTATCAAATTTTAAACCAACAGGTGATCAGCCAAAGGCTATAGAAAGCTTAGTTGAATCAATAAAAAGAGGAGATAAGGGTCAGACACTGCTTGGAGTAACTGGATCAGGTAAAACTTATACTATGGCTAATATTATTGAAAGAGTTCAAAAACCTACATTAATTTTAGCTCATAATAAAACCTTAGCTGCACAGTTATGTTCAGAGTTTAAGGAGTTCTTCCCTAACAATATAGTAGAATACTTTGTGTCATATTATGATTATTATCAACCAGAAGCATATGTCCCGCAAACAGATACCTTTATAGAAAAAGATGCATCTATCAATGATGAAATAGATAAGTTAAGACATTCAGCTACATCAGCCTTATTAGAAAGAAGAGATGTAATAATAGTTGCATCAATTTCCTGTATATATGGACTAGGTAATCCAGAAGAGTATAAAAAATTAACAATTTCATTAAGACCAGGAATGATAAAAGATAGAAATGAAGTAATTAAAAAATTAATAGAGATACAATATGAAAGAAATGATATAGAGTTTGCTAGAGGTACTTTTAGAGTAAGAGGGGATTCTTTAGATATTATACCATCCTATTCGTCAAGCAAAGGAATAAGAGTAGAGTTTTTTGGTGATGAAATTGAAAGAATTAGAGAGTTTGATGTTGTAACAGGAAACATAATAGGGGAAAGAAATCATGTGGCTATTTCACCAGCATCTCACTTTGCTACTTCAAAAGAGGTATTAGAGAGAGCTATAAGGCAGATAGAAGATGAACTTGAAGATAGGTTAAGAGAATTAAATAGTCAAGGAAAGTTGTTAGAGGCTCAAAGATTAAGACAGAGAACTAATTATGATATTGAAATGATTAGGGAAATGGGTTACTGTAGTGGAATAGAAAATTATTCAAGAATATTAGATGGAAGAGCACCAGGAACTCCGCCTCAAACCTTACTAGATTACTTCCCTGATGATTATTTAATGTTTATAGATGAAAGTCATGTCACTTTACCTCAGGCTAGAGCAATGTATGCAGGAGATAGATCGAGAAAAACTACATTGGTGGATTATGGTTTTAGACTTCCTTGTGCTTTTGATAATAGGCCATTAAAGTTTGAGGAATTTGAAAAGAAGATAAATCAAGTTATATATGTAAGTGCTACACCAGGAGAATATGAATTAGACCATTCAACAAATGTGGCTGAACAAGTAATAAGGCCTACAGGCTTATTAGATCCAGTAATAGAAATAAGGCCAGTTGAAGGACAAATAGATGATTTGTATGGAGAAATAAGAAAAACAATAGATAAGGGTTATAGAACGCTTATAACTACATTAACAAAGAAAATGGCAGAAGATTTAACTAAATACTTATCTGATTTAGGTATAAAAACTACCTATATGCATTCAGATATAAAAACTATAGAGAGAATGGAAATTATAAGAGATTTAAGACTTGGAAAATTCGATGTATTAGTTGGAATTAACCTTTTAAGAGAAGGATTAGATATTCCTGAAGTTGCATTAGTTGCAATATTAGATGCAGATAAGGAAGGATTCCTACGTTCAGAAACATCCCTTATACAAACAATTGGTAGAGCTGCAAGAAATGCAGAAAGCAAAGTTATAATGTATGCTGATGTAATAACAAGGTCTATGGATAAAGCTATAAAAGAAACAAAAAGAAGAAGAGAGAAGCAGATTAAATACAATGAAGAACATAATATAATACCTAAAACTATTGTTAAAGATATACGAGATGTAATAGAAGCAACAAAAACAGCAGAAGAACCATCTATTTATGAAGTTATTAAGGAAGGCAATGTAGAAATTTCATCTAAGGACAAAAAGAAATTAATTAAGAAATATACAGAAGAAATGATGGAGGCTGCTAAAAATCTACAATTTGAAAGAGCAGCGGAATTACGTGATTTAATTAATGATTTAAAAGGTAAATAA
- a CDS encoding PDZ domain-containing protein, which yields MDLILYTLRAVAYAIIEPAHIITLVILGVIFYFKNKKVSMMQRLTLGESINSPLELTLSQISLGIIAGAVASVILALLGVMFNENSGIEFIFLISIVLLFFKKKYMCFSYSSSILGLISILANIFADVTNTEVYLNIDILSLMTFVGVMHIIEGFLVIVDGSRGAIPVFTNKDNKILGGFAYNRFWALPVAIFIIFSGNSSSVMTTAVETPTWWPILNNKETMLILASTIISAIPFYGVLSYNSITFTKKKKEKTLYSGVGILIYGLILSVVSQLAAYGIVGQIIVITFAPIGHEFMLKIQEKLEKRGKYIYYTDDSGVSVLEVSPYSYFYRDGIRRGDRIIEVNNEKAQSEVDVIKVIKKELREISIKVIRISGEIVDLKIIPEKNRLGILLVPKMVQDNKMYKVEENNFKKVLEEMKKKK from the coding sequence ATGGACTTAATATTATATACTTTAAGAGCTGTAGCTTATGCCATAATTGAGCCTGCTCACATAATTACTTTAGTTATTTTAGGTGTAATATTTTATTTTAAAAATAAAAAAGTATCTATGATGCAAAGATTAACTTTAGGGGAAAGTATAAACTCTCCCCTAGAGCTTACACTTTCACAGATATCACTAGGAATAATAGCTGGAGCAGTAGCAAGTGTAATTCTTGCTTTGTTAGGAGTTATGTTTAATGAAAATTCAGGAATAGAATTTATTTTTCTGATATCAATAGTACTTTTATTTTTTAAGAAAAAATATATGTGCTTTTCTTATTCAAGTTCTATATTAGGACTTATAAGCATTTTAGCTAATATCTTTGCAGATGTTACTAATACTGAAGTTTACTTAAATATTGATATACTAAGTTTAATGACTTTTGTTGGTGTAATGCATATAATAGAAGGATTTTTAGTTATTGTAGATGGAAGCAGGGGAGCGATTCCTGTATTTACAAATAAAGATAATAAAATATTAGGTGGTTTTGCTTATAATAGATTTTGGGCTTTACCTGTTGCAATATTTATTATTTTTTCAGGGAATTCTTCAAGTGTAATGACTACAGCTGTAGAAACACCAACTTGGTGGCCTATATTAAACAATAAAGAAACTATGTTAATATTGGCTAGTACAATAATTTCTGCAATTCCTTTTTACGGAGTTTTAAGTTATAATTCAATAACTTTTACAAAGAAAAAGAAGGAAAAAACTCTTTATTCAGGAGTTGGAATTTTAATATATGGATTAATATTATCAGTGGTTTCTCAATTAGCTGCTTACGGAATTGTTGGACAAATTATAGTTATTACTTTTGCACCAATTGGACATGAATTTATGCTAAAGATACAAGAGAAATTAGAAAAAAGGGGAAAATACATATACTATACAGATGATAGTGGTGTTTCAGTTTTAGAAGTATCTCCATATTCTTATTTTTATAGAGATGGTATAAGAAGAGGCGATAGAATAATAGAAGTAAATAATGAGAAAGCTCAATCAGAAGTTGATGTTATTAAAGTTATAAAGAAAGAATTAAGAGAGATATCTATAAAAGTAATAAGAATTTCCGGGGAAATAGTCGATTTAAAGATTATTCCAGAGAAAAATAGGTTAGGAATATTATTAGTACCTAAAATGGTACAAGATAATAAAATGTATAAAGTAGAAGAAAATAACTTTAAAAAAGTATTAGAAGAGATGAAAAAAAAGAAGTAG
- a CDS encoding S41 family peptidase has translation MEDKNNQVQKRSLKKPIIITLIIVIFLISNIFLFYLGNILAMNGVTIGKVSEDVASDLSDIKDVQKYELLFQVRNALLAKYDGEIDDEKLLEAAIKGMTDSLNDPYTVFMNAEEYKQFIEQSEGEFVGIGAHLGIKEDKVTVIAPIEGSPAEAAGLQSGDVIIEVDGKELVNPTLDNTVAMIRGEQGTNVTLKVQRNETEILDIVIKRDVIKVEAVRGEIVEDNIGYIQITSFDEDVADEFKNKILELKDKGMKGIILDLRGNPGGFLNEAVEVASQFIEKGKIITYTIDKYDNKVESKSVGGDAIGMPLVVLIDGGSASASEVVTGALRDYGVATTVGEKSFGKGIVQQLIEFEGGTVGLKVTTSKYYSPKGENIHKIGITPDIEVSIPKETMQMEYNRSIDTQYLKALEVLKDKMK, from the coding sequence ATGGAGGATAAGAATAATCAGGTGCAAAAACGAAGCTTAAAAAAACCAATAATTATAACATTAATAATCGTTATTTTTTTAATTTCAAATATATTCTTATTTTACTTAGGTAATATTCTTGCTATGAATGGAGTAACTATAGGAAAGGTTAGTGAGGATGTAGCAAGTGATTTAAGTGATATAAAAGATGTACAGAAATATGAGCTGTTGTTTCAAGTTAGAAATGCACTGTTAGCAAAATATGATGGAGAAATTGATGATGAAAAATTACTGGAGGCTGCAATAAAAGGAATGACAGATTCTCTTAATGATCCATATACGGTATTTATGAATGCTGAGGAATATAAGCAATTTATAGAGCAAAGTGAAGGAGAATTTGTTGGGATAGGAGCCCACCTAGGAATTAAAGAAGATAAGGTAACAGTAATTGCTCCTATAGAAGGTTCACCAGCAGAAGCAGCAGGATTACAGTCAGGAGATGTAATAATAGAAGTAGATGGTAAAGAATTAGTGAATCCTACTCTAGATAATACAGTTGCAATGATAAGAGGGGAACAAGGTACTAATGTAACTCTAAAAGTTCAAAGAAATGAAACAGAAATTCTTGATATAGTAATTAAAAGAGATGTAATAAAAGTTGAAGCTGTTAGAGGTGAAATTGTAGAGGATAATATAGGATATATTCAAATAACTTCCTTTGATGAAGATGTTGCTGATGAATTTAAAAATAAAATTTTAGAATTAAAAGATAAGGGCATGAAAGGAATTATACTTGATTTAAGGGGAAATCCTGGAGGTTTCTTAAATGAGGCAGTTGAAGTTGCATCGCAATTTATAGAAAAAGGAAAAATTATCACTTATACAATTGATAAATATGATAATAAAGTAGAATCAAAATCTGTAGGTGGAGATGCAATAGGAATGCCTTTAGTTGTATTAATAGATGGAGGAAGTGCTTCAGCCTCAGAAGTAGTAACAGGAGCTCTTAGGGATTATGGAGTTGCTACTACAGTAGGGGAAAAAAGCTTTGGTAAGGGTATAGTTCAACAGCTAATAGAATTTGAAGGTGGAACTGTAGGATTAAAAGTGACAACATCAAAGTATTATTCACCAAAGGGAGAAAATATACACAAAATAGGAATAACTCCAGATATAGAAGTTTCTATACCAAAAGAAACTATGCAAATGGAATATAATAGAAGTATAGATACACAATACTTAAAAGCATTAGAAGTATTAAAAGATAAAATGAAATAG
- the ftsX gene encoding permease-like cell division protein FtsX, with translation MKINSMKYFFIDAFKSLKRNRTLSIAAIITVLITFFIFGTFALLGLNFSRAVEDVASKIEIKVYLKDDIKLVDQREIEIKLSEQEGVEEVIYETKEEAFLNFKESFKDNPGLIQGYDLEKNPLQNSYIVKLEAPEYADSIEAAVKDMAGVDDITNAREMIESISSFVNAVRVIGMVLFVVFIGVSIFLITNTTKITVFSRRREIGIMKYVGATDWFIRWPFIIEGIVIGLIGSILSVFLLFFAYKGVYNYIVSSVFIANIISPSFILGPLGLGFILGGAVIGSVGSAFALRKFLDV, from the coding sequence ATGAAGATTAATTCAATGAAGTATTTTTTTATAGATGCTTTTAAAAGTCTAAAAAGAAATAGAACATTAAGTATAGCTGCTATTATAACTGTACTTATAACATTCTTTATATTTGGTACATTTGCTCTTCTAGGCTTGAATTTTAGCAGGGCGGTAGAGGATGTAGCTTCAAAGATAGAAATCAAGGTATATTTAAAGGATGATATAAAGCTAGTAGATCAGAGAGAAATAGAAATAAAATTGTCTGAGCAAGAAGGGGTAGAGGAAGTAATATATGAAACTAAGGAAGAAGCTTTCTTAAATTTTAAAGAAAGTTTTAAAGATAATCCAGGGTTAATACAAGGATATGATTTAGAGAAAAATCCTTTACAAAATTCATATATTGTTAAATTAGAAGCACCTGAATATGCAGATTCAATAGAAGCAGCAGTAAAGGATATGGCAGGGGTAGATGATATTACTAATGCCAGAGAAATGATTGAAAGTATTAGCTCTTTTGTAAATGCTGTAAGAGTTATTGGAATGGTGCTCTTTGTGGTATTTATTGGAGTATCAATTTTCTTAATAACTAATACTACCAAAATAACAGTATTTTCTAGAAGAAGAGAAATTGGAATAATGAAATATGTTGGGGCAACAGATTGGTTTATAAGATGGCCTTTTATTATAGAGGGAATAGTAATTGGATTAATTGGCTCAATATTATCAGTATTTTTATTATTCTTTGCATATAAAGGAGTATATAACTACATAGTTTCTAGTGTATTTATTGCAAATATAATTTCGCCAAGCTTTATACTTGGACCTTTAGGATTAGGATTTATATTAGGTGGAGCTGTTATTGGTTCAGTAGGAAGCGCCTTTGCCTTAAGGAAGTTCTTAGATGTATAA
- the ftsE gene encoding cell division ATP-binding protein FtsE — MIKFDNVSMLYDNNVKALTDVNISIDSGEFVFLVGPSGSGKSTFIKMLIKEVDPTVGEVYVAGTKLSSITRKQIPYYRRKIGMVFQDFRLIPTLNVYENVAFAMRVVEASPKEIRKRVPMVLSLVGLSHKYKMFPNELSGGEQQRVALARAIVNNPSVLICDEPTGNLDPETAKGIMELLEDINRGGTTIVMATHAKDIVDHMKKRVIAIEKGYITRDSRRGMYENED; from the coding sequence ATGATAAAGTTTGATAACGTATCAATGTTATATGATAATAATGTTAAGGCTTTAACTGACGTTAATATAAGTATTGATTCGGGAGAATTTGTTTTTTTAGTTGGACCATCTGGTTCAGGTAAGTCAACTTTTATAAAGATGTTAATAAAAGAAGTAGATCCAACTGTTGGAGAAGTATATGTGGCAGGAACTAAACTTTCTAGTATAACTAGAAAGCAAATTCCATATTATAGAAGAAAGATTGGAATGGTTTTTCAAGATTTTAGACTTATTCCAACTTTAAATGTGTATGAAAATGTAGCTTTTGCTATGAGAGTTGTAGAAGCATCCCCAAAAGAAATTAGAAAAAGAGTTCCAATGGTGTTATCATTAGTTGGATTATCACATAAATATAAAATGTTTCCTAACGAATTATCTGGAGGAGAGCAGCAAAGAGTTGCTTTGGCAAGAGCAATAGTAAATAATCCTTCAGTTTTAATTTGTGATGAGCCAACAGGAAACTTAGACCCAGAAACAGCAAAAGGAATAATGGAATTGTTAGAAGATATCAATAGGGGTGGAACCACTATTGTTATGGCAACCCATGCTAAAGATATAGTTGACCATATGAAAAAGAGGGTTATAGCTATAGAAAAGGGATATATAACAAGAGATAGTAGAAGGGGGATGTACGAAAATGAAGATTAA
- a CDS encoding YitT family protein, producing MKTIKEYFLSTIGVAIVVIGLEYFHFPNGIASGGISGLALAINAIFPISPSVFMFICNLVLFVLSFIFIGGSFGIKSIYSAMLTSAFMWLCENVFPPIVVTDNLLLASIFGSAVVAFGTAIVFNQNASTGGTSIIAKFINKFFHIPIGQGLLIADCTVTILAIYSFGVEKGLFGLLSTIIIGNLIDKFIAGINPVKQVFIITKEEDLIVDFINNKIDRGCTILTGKGGYTKSDTAIIYSVLNSKQFITLKQFIKENNPEAFLTVSESTEALGKGFVEY from the coding sequence ATGAAGACGATTAAAGAATATTTTTTATCAACAATTGGAGTTGCCATTGTTGTGATAGGATTAGAGTATTTTCACTTCCCTAATGGAATTGCATCAGGAGGTATTTCAGGGTTAGCTCTAGCTATTAATGCAATTTTTCCAATAAGCCCTAGTGTTTTTATGTTTATATGTAATTTAGTTCTATTTGTATTATCATTTATTTTTATAGGAGGCTCCTTTGGGATTAAAAGTATTTATTCAGCGATGTTGACATCTGCTTTTATGTGGCTTTGCGAAAATGTATTTCCGCCTATAGTCGTTACTGATAATCTGCTTTTAGCTAGTATTTTTGGCTCAGCAGTAGTAGCTTTTGGGACAGCTATAGTATTTAATCAAAATGCATCAACAGGAGGAACGTCAATAATAGCAAAGTTTATAAATAAGTTTTTTCATATACCTATAGGTCAAGGATTATTAATTGCAGATTGTACAGTTACAATTTTAGCAATATATTCTTTTGGAGTAGAAAAAGGCTTATTTGGTTTATTAAGTACCATAATAATAGGTAATTTAATAGATAAGTTTATTGCTGGAATAAATCCTGTTAAGCAAGTATTTATTATAACTAAGGAAGAGGATTTAATTGTAGATTTTATTAATAATAAAATAGATAGAGGATGTACAATACTAACTGGGAAAGGTGGATATACTAAATCAGATACTGCAATAATTTATTCAGTTTTAAATTCTAAACAATTTATTACATTAAAACAGTTTATAAAAGAAAATAATCCTGAAGCTTTTTTAACTGTCAGTGAATCTACTGAAGCCTTAGGTAAGGGATTTGTAGAATATTAA
- a CDS encoding YitT family protein: MKDRLKEYLLIFIGVILVAVALEYFFIPNDIAAGGVTGLAVVITKYIPVISTGSLVFIMNLILFIVGFIFLGKAFGLKTIVASLLLSGIMIFIEQFFSPFALTEDLMLAAIFGTAITALGMGIIFNVNASTGGTDIVAKILNDYFNIDVGKSLLAVDFIITLLGALTFGLDKGLYAMLTVVMNGILIDKVIEGFKKCKEVIIISTENHKISQFIMNDLDRGCTYLKGIGAFSGEETRVIYAVLGRSEFIRLKQYISKVDPQAFITVGEVHEVMGEGFGDLG, translated from the coding sequence ATGAAAGATAGATTAAAAGAATATTTATTAATTTTTATTGGTGTTATATTAGTTGCTGTAGCCCTTGAATATTTCTTTATTCCTAATGATATAGCAGCTGGTGGAGTAACAGGATTAGCTGTAGTAATAACTAAATACATTCCAGTGATTTCTACAGGATCATTAGTTTTTATAATGAATTTAATTTTATTTATTGTAGGATTTATTTTTCTTGGGAAAGCATTTGGGCTTAAAACAATAGTAGCTAGTTTATTATTATCAGGAATTATGATATTTATTGAACAGTTTTTTAGCCCTTTCGCATTAACAGAAGATCTAATGTTAGCAGCGATATTTGGAACTGCTATAACAGCTCTTGGTATGGGGATAATTTTTAATGTTAACGCATCTACAGGCGGTACAGATATAGTTGCAAAAATACTAAATGACTATTTTAATATTGATGTTGGTAAATCGTTGTTAGCTGTTGATTTTATTATTACTTTACTAGGTGCTTTAACTTTCGGATTAGATAAAGGTTTATATGCAATGTTAACCGTAGTTATGAATGGAATTTTAATAGATAAGGTAATAGAAGGATTTAAGAAATGTAAAGAAGTAATTATAATAAGTACTGAAAACCATAAAATATCACAGTTTATTATGAATGATTTAGATAGAGGATGCACATATCTTAAGGGAATAGGAGCTTTTAGTGGTGAAGAAACTCGTGTTATATATGCAGTTTTAGGAAGAAGTGAATTCATAAGATTAAAGCAATACATTTCAAAAGTAGATCCTCAGGCTTTTATAACTGTTGGAGAAGTTCATGAAGTTATGGGAGAAGGTTTTGGAGATTTAGGATAG
- a CDS encoding transketolase family protein produces MSKKIATREAYGKALASLASVNENIVVLDADLSKSTKTADFKAVCEERFFNMGIAEANMMAVAAGLSTCGKIPFVSTFAMFAAGRAFEQIRNSICYPKLNVKICATHAGLTVGEDGASHQAVEDLALMRSIPNMTVICPSDGVEAAAAIKAIAEYEGPCYVRLGRAAVNIINDEDTYEFKIGKGVTLSEGNDVTIVATGIMVDAALEAKEELKKQGISARVINIHTLKPIDKDILIKAAKETGAIVTAEEHNIIGGLGSAVSEVLCEEYPVPVVKVGVNDTFGESGLPNQLLEKYGLTSANIVEKVKKAISLKK; encoded by the coding sequence ATGAGTAAGAAGATTGCAACAAGAGAAGCTTATGGTAAAGCGTTAGCATCATTAGCAAGTGTTAATGAGAATATAGTAGTTTTAGATGCGGATCTTTCAAAATCTACAAAAACTGCAGATTTTAAAGCTGTTTGCGAAGAAAGATTTTTTAACATGGGAATAGCAGAAGCTAATATGATGGCTGTTGCAGCTGGTTTATCAACTTGTGGCAAAATTCCTTTTGTAAGTACTTTTGCAATGTTTGCAGCAGGAAGAGCCTTTGAACAAATTAGAAATTCAATATGTTATCCAAAGTTAAATGTAAAAATATGCGCAACTCATGCTGGATTAACTGTGGGAGAAGATGGAGCATCTCATCAAGCTGTTGAAGATTTAGCCTTAATGAGAAGTATACCAAATATGACTGTAATATGTCCTTCTGACGGAGTTGAAGCAGCTGCTGCTATAAAAGCAATTGCTGAATATGAAGGACCTTGCTATGTTAGATTAGGAAGAGCTGCAGTTAATATAATAAATGATGAGGATACTTATGAATTTAAAATAGGAAAAGGTGTAACTTTATCAGAAGGAAATGATGTAACAATAGTTGCGACAGGAATAATGGTTGATGCTGCTCTTGAAGCAAAAGAAGAGCTTAAAAAGCAAGGAATTAGTGCAAGAGTTATAAACATACACACATTAAAACCTATTGATAAAGATATTTTAATAAAAGCAGCAAAAGAAACAGGAGCAATAGTAACAGCAGAAGAACATAATATTATTGGTGGTTTAGGATCTGCTGTTTCAGAAGTTTTATGTGAAGAATATCCAGTACCTGTAGTTAAAGTTGGAGTTAATGATACTTTTGGAGAAAGTGGATTGCCAAATCAATTATTAGAAAAATACGGCTTAACTTCAGCTAATATAGTAGAAAAAGTTAAAAAAGCTATCTCTTTAAAAAAATAA
- a CDS encoding transketolase, whose amino-acid sequence MSNNIEELKEISKTVRGDIISMLTESRSGHPGGSLSITDILVTLYFKEMNIDPKNPKDANRDRFVLSKGHAAPALYSVLARKGYFDPEELNTLRKIDSRLQGHPSMKSLPGIDMSTGSLGQGISAAVGMALAGKIDKKDYRVYSILGDGELEEGEVWEAAMSAAHYKLDNLTAFVDFNGLQIDGDITKVMNPSPIDKKFEAFGWNVLTIDGHNYEEIIDAIEKAKNYKGKPTMIVCKTVKGKGVSFMENEAAWHGNAPNKEQCEQALAEIGGNR is encoded by the coding sequence ATGTCAAATAATATTGAGGAATTAAAAGAAATATCTAAAACTGTTCGTGGTGATATTATTTCAATGTTAACAGAATCTCGTTCAGGACATCCTGGTGGCTCTCTATCAATAACAGATATACTTGTTACATTGTATTTTAAAGAAATGAATATTGATCCCAAAAATCCAAAGGATGCGAATAGAGATAGATTTGTATTATCAAAGGGGCACGCTGCACCTGCCTTATATAGTGTTTTAGCAAGAAAAGGATATTTTGATCCAGAAGAATTAAATACATTAAGAAAAATTGATTCAAGGTTACAAGGACATCCTAGTATGAAGTCATTACCTGGAATAGATATGTCTACGGGATCATTAGGTCAAGGAATATCAGCAGCTGTTGGAATGGCCTTAGCTGGTAAAATTGATAAGAAGGATTATAGAGTATATTCAATCTTAGGAGATGGAGAATTAGAAGAAGGCGAAGTATGGGAAGCAGCTATGTCAGCAGCTCATTATAAGTTAGATAATTTAACTGCTTTCGTAGACTTTAATGGACTACAGATAGATGGAGATATAACAAAAGTTATGAATCCATCACCAATTGATAAAAAGTTTGAAGCTTTCGGTTGGAATGTTCTAACTATCGATGGTCATAATTATGAAGAAATAATTGATGCAATAGAAAAGGCTAAAAATTATAAGGGTAAGCCAACAATGATAGTTTGTAAGACAGTAAAAGGAAAAGGAGTTTCCTTTATGGAAAATGAAGCTGCATGGCATGGAAATGCACCGAATAAAGAACAATGCGAACAAGCGCTAGCTGAAATCGGAGGTAATAGATAA
- a CDS encoding type II toxin-antitoxin system PemK/MazF family toxin — protein sequence MTTMVVKRGDIFYADLSPVVGSEQGGIRPVIIIQNDIGNKYSPTVIVSAITSQINKAKLPTHVEISSEEYGLNKDSVVLLEQIRTLDKRRLKEKIGHMTDSDMKKVNKALLISLNLEKEI from the coding sequence ATGACCACTATGGTAGTAAAAAGAGGGGACATTTTCTATGCTGATTTAAGTCCAGTAGTCGGATCAGAACAGGGGGGAATTAGACCTGTTATAATAATTCAAAATGATATTGGGAATAAATATAGTCCGACAGTTATAGTATCAGCTATAACATCACAAATAAATAAAGCAAAATTGCCTACACATGTAGAAATTTCTTCAGAAGAATACGGTTTAAATAAAGATTCTGTTGTTTTATTAGAACAAATAAGAACTTTAGATAAAAGAAGATTAAAAGAAAAAATAGGACACATGACAGATAGTGACATGAAAAAAGTTAATAAAGCTTTATTAATTAGTTTAAACTTAGAAAAAGAAATTTAA
- a CDS encoding germination lipoprotein GerS-related protein, which produces MKRKILIGTLVSIPVIFIILIIIFRLTAEPSNEEIIETLKNIKNYSTKVEYIIKNSRGEEREETIQYYCSEIGGRIDFGEDRIKFYKDDKIIVKDNISNKKYEIDKDMDNFHSLAFMNQMLNLPMVDGEIKEGQEEWGDTEYLELICQLPFKNEHLDKARIFIDKNNKIPIGTIIYDKKGNDKVKIIYKEFQKLKKIDKELFY; this is translated from the coding sequence ATGAAAAGAAAGATATTAATAGGAACTTTGGTTTCAATACCTGTTATTTTTATTATATTAATAATAATATTTAGATTAACAGCAGAACCAAGTAATGAGGAGATAATAGAAACATTAAAAAATATTAAAAATTATAGTACAAAAGTAGAATATATAATTAAAAATTCAAGGGGAGAAGAAAGAGAAGAAACAATTCAATACTATTGTAGCGAAATAGGTGGAAGAATTGATTTTGGCGAAGACAGAATAAAGTTCTATAAGGACGACAAAATTATAGTAAAAGATAATATATCTAATAAGAAATATGAAATTGATAAAGATATGGATAATTTTCATTCTTTAGCCTTTATGAATCAAATGTTGAATTTACCTATGGTAGATGGAGAAATAAAAGAAGGTCAGGAAGAATGGGGAGATACTGAATACCTTGAATTAATTTGCCAGCTGCCTTTTAAAAATGAACATTTAGATAAGGCTAGAATCTTTATAGATAAGAACAATAAAATTCCAATTGGAACTATTATTTATGATAAAAAGGGTAATGATAAAGTAAAAATAATATATAAAGAATTTCAAAAATTAAAAAAAATAGATAAAGAATTATTTTATTAA